The Victivallis sp. Marseille-Q1083 genome has a window encoding:
- a CDS encoding DUF4091 domain-containing protein, translating to MWNCFGQQYCFWRSFNRRRELPADYEDYVDWYCPLLHAYDPELSRQLRSQGKEVWWYVCCWPRYPYANLAFADLPAIETRLLPWMTYLMESDGLLYWHVNLEWPQNATIEEWQPFSPWFQPNGGDGNLIYPGADGPIPGIRMVNLRDGSEDFEYLAILENLRGRQAALPYAERLIRSLTDFSRNPAELEAIRRELAAAIEQAQHAAGTDKHASMQ from the coding sequence TTGTGGAACTGTTTTGGTCAGCAATACTGTTTCTGGCGGTCGTTCAACCGGCGGCGGGAATTGCCGGCCGATTATGAAGACTACGTCGATTGGTACTGCCCGCTGCTGCACGCCTACGATCCGGAATTGTCGCGGCAATTGCGCAGCCAGGGCAAAGAGGTCTGGTGGTATGTCTGCTGCTGGCCGCGCTATCCCTATGCCAACCTGGCGTTCGCCGACCTGCCGGCCATCGAAACGCGGCTGCTGCCCTGGATGACTTACCTGATGGAAAGCGACGGGCTGCTCTATTGGCATGTCAACCTCGAATGGCCGCAAAACGCCACAATCGAGGAATGGCAGCCTTTTTCTCCATGGTTCCAACCCAACGGCGGCGACGGCAATTTGATCTATCCGGGCGCCGACGGGCCGATTCCCGGCATCCGGATGGTCAATCTGCGGGACGGCAGTGAAGATTTCGAGTATCTCGCCATTCTGGAGAACTTGAGAGGACGGCAAGCGGCGCTGCCGTATGCGGAACGGCTGATCCGCTCACTGACCGACTTCAGCCGCAATCCGGCGGAACTGGAAGCAATCCGCCGGGAGCTGGCTGCGGCGATCGAGCAGGCGCAGCATGCCGCCGGAACCGATAAACATGCTTCCATGCAATAG
- a CDS encoding substrate-binding domain-containing protein, whose translation MRDNVKYQDVYEKLRKIATETNTSRKLPSLKQLCDTYQVSLVTMNSALDLLEEDGLIRREARRGVFLTPQEPQQRSGRISLLMPGVQEPFFTVIIDTLHRYLTTFGLETVVTLYDFNENSEAEELRRLRDYNRIDGILYLPTFGSLRLRDLLIELAASKPVVQFDRVWAEGVTPFVGYEEFQTCYDAANHLISHGHRDIGLILANTDLLDNPSERLKGFLAALQDAGLSLNPKNVITYYYFDPDLSSNVVELLSSPQCPTAFFAVNNVYLSRFLRKAAFAGKRVPGDISFICVSTDESMEQFSADFTYFRQPTRTVVVEAAKLLLRRLKGETLPPTELRFPSVLVEGNSCRPR comes from the coding sequence ATGAGAGACAACGTAAAATATCAGGACGTCTACGAAAAGTTACGCAAGATTGCCACGGAAACCAACACGTCCCGCAAGCTGCCGTCCCTGAAACAACTTTGCGACACCTACCAGGTCAGCCTGGTGACGATGAATTCGGCGCTGGATTTGCTGGAAGAGGACGGTTTGATCCGCCGGGAAGCCAGACGCGGGGTTTTTCTGACGCCGCAGGAACCGCAGCAGCGCAGCGGCCGGATTTCGCTGCTGATGCCGGGAGTTCAGGAACCTTTTTTCACCGTCATCATCGACACACTGCACCGTTATTTGACGACCTTCGGCCTGGAAACCGTGGTGACCCTCTATGATTTCAATGAAAATTCCGAGGCGGAAGAGTTGCGCCGGCTGCGGGATTATAACCGGATCGACGGCATTCTCTACCTGCCGACGTTCGGGTCCCTCCGGCTGCGGGATTTGCTGATCGAGTTGGCGGCCAGCAAACCGGTCGTCCAGTTCGACCGGGTCTGGGCGGAAGGCGTTACCCCATTCGTCGGATACGAGGAATTTCAAACCTGTTACGACGCCGCCAACCACCTGATTTCTCACGGCCACCGCGACATCGGCCTGATTCTGGCCAACACCGATCTGCTGGACAATCCGTCCGAACGGCTGAAAGGATTCCTGGCCGCGTTGCAGGATGCCGGCCTGTCGCTCAACCCCAAAAACGTCATCACCTATTACTATTTCGATCCGGATCTCAGCAGCAATGTCGTCGAACTGTTGAGTTCGCCGCAATGTCCGACCGCTTTTTTTGCCGTCAACAACGTCTATCTTTCCCGTTTTCTCCGGAAAGCCGCTTTTGCCGGCAAACGGGTTCCCGGCGACATCAGTTTCATCTGCGTCAGCACCGACGAATCGATGGAACAATTTTCCGCCGATTTCACTTATTTTCGTCAGCCGACCCGAACCGTCGTCGTCGAAGCGGCCAAATTGTTGTTGCGACGTCTCAAGGGCGAAACGCTGCCGCCGACGGAATTGCGTTTCCCGAGCGTACTGGTGGAAGGCAACAGTTGCCGGCCCCGCTAA